GGCGACGTCGGGATGATGCTGGCATTCGGCACCGGAGTGGCCTGCGAGCTGGCGGCGATCCGTTGGCATTCCCCCCTGCGCGTAGCGGAGTCGCAGTGCGGATGACCGACCCGATCGTTCTCGTCGACGGCGTCACCAAACGCCACGGTGAGGGTCATCGCGCCATCGAGGCCCTGCGGGGCGTATCCTTCAGCGTCGAGCGGGGGCGGTTCGTGTCGGTTACGGGACCGAGCGGGTGCGGCAAGACCACGCTCTTGCACATCCTCGCTGGCATCGATCAGCCGACGACCGGGCGCGTCACGGTGGCGGGCCACGACCTCGGCACGCTCGGCGCCGATGCGCGGAGCGATCTTCGGCTGCGACAGATCGGCTTCGTCTTTCAGGCTTCGAACCTGTTGCCCAGCTTCACGGCTCTCGAGAACGTCGCCGTCCCGCTGGAGTTCCAGGGTGTACGCTGGCGGGAAGCACGGCAGCGCGCCGCGGCCGTGCTGGAAAGCGTCGGAATTCCGGTCCCCGCGCACGCGCGCCTTCCCTCCGACCTGTCCGGAGGCGAGCAGCAGCGAGTGGCGATCGCGCGCGCGATCATCGGCCGCCCCGCGCTCCTGCTCGCGGACGAGCCGACCGGCAATCTCGACTCGGTCACGGGGCGCCGGATCCTGGATCTGCTGAGCGAGCTGAACCGGTCGGAGGGCGTGACCATCATCATGGTGACCCACAGCGTGCTCGCCGGCAGCTATGGCGACCGGACCCTCGTGCTGGAGGACGGCCGGGTCGTCCGCGACGTCAGCGCGCCGTCGCCGACCCACCTGCGCAGCGTAGCGGCGGACGAGAGCTGACGATCGGCCGCCGCGGCGCCGGGGGCCGTAGCCCCGACGCGGCGGCGGCGACCCCCACCGCTCGACTGGGACAGGGCCCGCGATCCGCGGTCGGTTGTGCGGGCCGGAAGCCCATGTGTAGAGTCCCCCCGCGGAGGGGCCAGAGATCGTGCGAGACTCCAACCGGCCGGGCACGCTCGGCGAGCTTAGGGCCTCCGGCTACGTCGTCCGGCCGGTGCGCGAGGAGATGCGGCGCAACCTGCTCGCCAAGCTCCAGAGCGGCGAGCGCTTCCTGCCCGGGATCGTCGGCTACGACGACAGCGTCATCCCGGAGATCGAGAACGCCATCCTCGCCGGCCACCACATCGTGTTCCTGGGCGAGCGCGGGCAGGGGAAGAGCCGCATCATCCGCGGGCTCGTCGGGTTGCTCGACGAGGCGGTGCCCGCCATCGCCGGGTGCGCGATCCAGGACGACCCGACGGCGCCCATCTGCGCGGCGTGCAAGCGGCGTGCGGCCGACGAGGGCGACGCGCTGCCGATCGCGTGGACCCCGCGCCACCAGCGCTACGGCGAGAAGCTCGCAACGCCCGACGTCTCCATGGCCGACCTCATCGGCGAGATCGATCCGGTGAAGGTGGCCGAGGGGCGCTATCTCGCCGACGAGGAGACGATCCACTACGGCATCATCCCGCGCACGAATCGCGGGCTCTTCGCCATCAACGAGCTGCCCGACCTGACGGAGAAGGTCCAGGTCGGGCTGTTCAACCTGATGGAGGAGAAGGACGTCCAGATCAAAGGCTTCAAGATCCGCCTGCCGCTCGACGTCGTCATCGTCGCCAGCGCGAACCCCGAGGACTACACCAGCCGCGGGCGCATCATCACGCCGCTGAAGGACCGCTTCGACGTGCAGGTGCGCACGCACTACCCGCGCACGCTCGAGGACGAGATCGCGATCATGGAGCAGGAGGTCGCGGTCGGGGAGCGCGTCGGGCGCGAGGTCCGCGTGCCGCCGTTCATGCGCGAGATCGTGGCCCAGCTCACCTTCGAGGCGCGGCAGTCGAACGAGATCAACCAGGCGTCGGGCGTCAGCGTGCGCGTCAGCATCAACAACTACGAGACGCTGCTCGCGAACGCCGAGAAGCGCGCGGTGCGGACGGGCGAGCGCGAGATCGTGCCGCGGCCGACCGACCTGCCGGCGGTCGTCGCGTCGACGGCGGGCAAGATCGAGCTCGAGTACGGCGGCGAGGACAAGCGCGAGGAGGACCTCCTCGATCGGCTCGTGAACCGCGCCGTGCTCAAGGTGTGGGACGGCTACCTCGGCACCGAGGCGTGCGGGCGCGTCATCGAGCACTTCGAGTCGGGGTGGGGCGTCGAGGTGTCCGACCGCATGGCGTCGGAGGACTACCGCGAGGGCGTGCAGAAGATCCCGGGCCTGCGCGAGGCCGTCGAGCGGCTCGGGCCGTTCGAGAGCCCGGGGCTCACCGCCGCGGCGATCGAGTTCGTGCTCGAGGGCCTGCACCTCCACCAGAAGCTCAACAAGGACCGCCAGGGCGGCCGGTGGTCGTATCGCGCCTGAGCGATGCACGTCGTTCGCTACACCGCCTGGGACGGCACGCAGCAGGTCCGGCTGACGGCCGAGCAGGTCTTCGACAAGCTCGCCGAGTACCTCTCCTTCACCGACGACGTGCAGCAGGCCCTCGACTGGCTGCTGCATCAGGGCCTCGACTGGGAGGGCGTCCGCGTCCTCGGCCTCGACGACTTCCTGGAGCGGCTGCGCGAGGCCATGCGCAGCCGCTACCGCGAGGTCAACGTCCGCGACGCCCTCTCGGGTCTCGAAGAGAAGCTCGACGAGCTGCTCGACCTGGAGCGCGAGGCGCTCGACGGCCAGGGCGACGCCGACCGGGCCGCCGCGCAGAAGGCGCGTCTCGACCGGCTGCCGCCGCGGCTCTCCGAGGGGCTCGAGCGTCTCGCCGACTACGACTTCACCGACCCCGACGCCCGCGCCGCCTACGAGGAGCTGCGCGACGAGCTGGACCAGATCAGGAAGCTCGAGGACTTCCAGCGCCGCTACGGCGACCTCTTCCACGGCCCGCGCTCGCTCGACTTCGAGGAGGCGCTCGAGCTGATGGAGGAGATGGAGCGCTGGAAGGCGCTCGAGGAGCAGCTGCTGTCGGGCGAGCTCGGCGGCGTCGACATGGACGCGCTCGCGGCGCTCCTCGGCCAGGACGCGTTGCGCAGCTTCCAGCTCCTGCGCGACGTCATGGAGACGATCGCGAAGTCGGGCTACGTCGTGCAGCGCGAGGGCAAGGCGCAGCTCTCGCCGCGCGGCGTGCGCAAGCTGGGACAGCTCGCGCTGCGCGACATCTACCAGGGGCTCCTGCGCGACAAGCCCGGCGGGCATGCGACCGACCACCGCGGCGCCGTCCTGCCGCGGCCCGACGAGACGCGCCCGTACCGCACCGGCGAGCCGCTCGACCTGCACCTCATGGGCACGCTCAAGAACGCGCTCCGCCGCGCGCCGCGGACGCCGCTCGAGCTGGTGCCGTCGGACTTCGAGGTGCACGCCACCGACCAGACGGCGTCGAGCTCCACGGTGCTGCTCCTCGACATGAGCTGGTCGATGTCGTGGGAGGGCCGCTTCGCGGCGGCGAAGCGCGTGGCGCTGGCGCTGGAGAGCCTCATCCGCTCGAAGTACCCGCGCGACTACTTCGCCATCGTCGGGTTCTTCACGCGCGCCGTCGAGCTGAAGCTGCGCGACCTGCCCGAAGCCAGCTGGAACATGGGCGACCCGTTCACGAACCTGCAGGACGGGCTGCGCCTCGCCGCGGAGCTGCTGTCGCGGCATCCGAGCAACAACCAGCACGTGATCGTCATCACCGACGGGCAGCCCACGGCCTACTTCCTGAAGGGGCGGCTCTACTGCGAGTGGCCGCTGTCGTTCGGCGGCATCAGCATGCGCGCGGCGCAGGAGACGCTGAAGGAGGTCGAGCGCGTCACCCGGCGCGGCATCACCATCAACACCTTCATGCTCGACGACAGCCCGAGCCTGCGCGCCTTCGTCGAGCGCATGACGCGCATCAACAAGGGCCGCGCCCTCTACACGCGGCCGGACCGGCTGGGGCAGTACCTGCTCGTCGACTACCTCGCCAAAAAGAAGAAGCGGGTATGAGTGACGTGGTGGCGGCGGGGCGCGCCCGGTAGTGCGAGGCAACCTTCTCGCCCAGTACCTCCGGGTCAAGGCGCAGCACCAGGCCGCGATCCTGCTCTTCCGCCTCGGGGACTTCTACGAGATGTTCTTCGAGGACGCGAAGGTCGCGTCCGCCGTCTGCGACCTGACGCTCACGGCGCGGAACCGCGGCGAGCCCGACGAGGTCCCGCTCTGCGGCTTCCCTGCGCACGCGGCGCAGCCGTACGTCGCCCGCCTGCTGGCCGCGGGACACGCGGTCGCGATCAGCGAGCAGGTCGAGACCAAGGGGCGCGGCATCATGGAGCGCGAGGTCGTGCGCGTCATCACGCCGGGCACGATCCTCGAGGAGGAGAACCTCGACCCCGGTACGCCGAGCCTGCTCGTCGCGCTGGTGGGCGAGGGCGACGAGCGCTTCGCGCTCGCCGTCGTCGACTTCGCGACCGGCACGTTCCGCGTCGCCGAGATCGCCGGGTGGCCGGCGACGCGCGAGGAGCTCGGCCGGCTGGCGCCCCGCGAGCTGCTGCTCGGTCCCGACCTGCCGGCGGCGGTGGCGGCGTGGTGCGGTCCGCCGCGGCCGTGGGCCACCGCGGTGCTGCCCGAGCCGGTGCCGGTCGCGGCGCCGCTGCCGCCGCTCGCGACGCGCGCGGCGGGGGGCGTCCTTGCCTATCTCGATGCCGTCTACCGGCGCCGCCCGGCGCATCTGCGGCCGCCGGAGCTCTACGCCCTGGCCGGCTTCCTCGGCCTCGACGCCTCCACCTGCCGCAACCTCGAGCTGCTCCAGACGCTCGGCGGCGAGCGCCGCGGCTCGCTCTTGTGGGTGCTCGACGCCACGCGCACGCCGATGGGGGCGCGGCGACTGCGCGAGTGGGTGCTGTACCCGCTGCTCGACGCGGCCGCGATCGGCGAGCGGCTCGACGCGGTCGAAGTCCTCGTCGAGGGGCTCGAGATGCGCGCCGCGCTGCGCGAGGCGCTGGCCGGGGTCGGCGATCTCGAGCGCCTCGCCGGCCGCATCGGCGCGCGCAGCGCCGGCCCGCGCGACGTCGCCCAGCTCGCCGCGGCCCTCGACCGCGTCGGCACCGCCCGCGCGACGCTCGGTGGCGCCGGCGCAACGCTGCTCGCGAGCCTCGCCGCCGCCCTCGACGCGCTCCCGGACACGGCGCAGCTGATCCGCACCACGCTGGTCGACGCCCCGCCGCCGCACACCCGCCTGCCGGGCTACATCCGCACCGGCCACCACCCCGAGGTCGACGCGCTCCGCGAGGCGTCGAGCGACGGCAAGGGCTGGCTCGCCCGCTTCGAGACGGCGGAGCGCGAGCGCACCGGCATCCCGTCGCTCAAGGTCCGCTACAACAAGGTGTTCGGCTACTACGTCGAGATCACGAAGCCGAACCTGCCGCTCGTGCCGCCGGACTACGAGCGCAAGCAGACGCTGGTCTCGGCCGAGCGCTTCGTCACGCCGGCGCTGAAGGAGCACGAGGCGCGCGTCCTCGGCGCCGAGGAGCGGCTGCGCACGCTGGAGCAGCACTGCTTCCAGGAGCTGCTCGACGCGGTCGCGAACCATCACCCGACGCTCGTGCGCACGGCCGACGCGCTGGCCGCGCTCGACGTCACGGCCGGGCTGGCGGAGACGGCGCACCGCCGCGGCTGGGTGCGGGCCCGCATCACGCGCGAGCCGGTGATCCGCGTGCGCGCCGGGCGCCATCCCGTGGTCGAGGCGGTGGCGTCGGAGCCGTTCGTGCCGAACGACGTGCTGCTCGACGCCGAAGCCGAGCAGCTGCTCCTCCTCACCGGTCCCAACATGGGCGGCAAGTCGACCTACCTGCGGCAGGTGGCGCTGCTGACGCTGCTCGCCCAGATGGGCAGCTTCGTGCCGGCCACCGAGGCCGAGATCGGGCTCGCCGACCGCATCTTCACGCGCGTCGGCGCCAGCGACAACCTCGTCGGCGGCGAGTCGACGTTCATGGTCGAGATGCGCGAGACGGCGCAGATCCTCGCCGGCCTCACGGCGCGGAGCCTCGTCGTGCTCGACGAGATCGGGCGCGGCACGAGCACCTTCGACGGCATCTCGATCGCCTGGGCGGTCGCCGAGCACCTGCACGACGCCGCCGAGCGGCCACGCACGCTGTTCGCCACCCACTACCACGAACTCACGGCGCTCGCGGCCGAGCGGCCGCGCATCCGCAACCTGTCGGTGGCCGTCGCCGAATGGAACGGTCAGGTGGTGTTCCTGCGCCAGATCGTCCCAGGCCCCGCGCCGCGCAGCTACGGCGTCGAGGTCGCGGCCCTGGCAGGGGTGCCGCCGGCCCTGGTGACGCGCGCCCGCGAGATCCTCGCCCGCCTGGAGGCGGGGCAGGAGGCCGGCCGCGAGCCGCGGGCGCGGCGGCTCGGGACGACGCCGGGGCAGCTATCGTTGTTTGCGCCCCCGGACGCGCGGCTGCGCCAGGAGCTCGCGGCGCTCGAGCCGGAGCGTCTGAGCCCCCTCGACGCCCTCGTCACGCTCACGCGCATCGTCGAGCGGGCGCGCCAGCCGCCTTGATTCGCAGGGGGCCGGTCGCCTATCTTCCGCGCCTGGTGGGCTCGAGGATGCGGTGGGTAGGGGCGGTGGTGGGTCTCCTCGCCCTGCTCGGGATCGTGGCGCACGCGGCTGCCGGCGCGCCGCTCGATCTCCGCGGCCTCGCCGTGAAGCCGGTCGCCGGCGGGCAGGCGCTGGTGCTCGAGCTCTCTCAGCCGGGCAGCGTCACCGTATCGCCGGTGCGCGGCGCCGATCGGGGACTCGTGCGGCTGTACGTCGACCTGCCGGCGGGCGCGCGGCTCGCACCGGGCGTGCGGCGCGCGCTGCACGCCGCGGCGCCGGTGCGTAGCGCCCGCATCGGGCAGACCGACGCCGGCCAGGTGCGCGTCGTCGTCGACGTCGACGGCGGCGACGCGTATCGCGTACAGCGCGAGCGCGGCGGTCGCGTGATCGCGGTGACGGTCACCGGCAGCGGCAAGCGCAAGGCCGCGGGCGTGGTCGCACCGCGGGAGACGCGGACCGCCCGCGGCACGCCGGCGCCCGCGGCCATGCCGCGCGCCGTACCGCCGCCACCGCGCATCGCCGCCGCCCGCGGTCGCCGCGGCTCGCCCGCCGGCAACGCCCGCGCGGCCGGCAGCGGCACGGCAGCCGCTGCGCAAGATCGTCATCGACCCCGGCCACGGCGGCGACGACCCCGGCGCGATGGGCTTCGCGATCGAGAAGCAGGTGACGCTGGCGATCGCGACCCGCGTCGCGGCGCTGCTGCGCGAGCGGCTCGGCAGCGAGGTCGTGCTGACGCGCGACGACGACCGCACGCTGACGCTGCCCGCGCGCACGGCGCGCGCCAACACCGAGGACGCCGACCTCTTCGTCTCCATCCACGCCAACGCCAACCCGACCGGCAAGCTGCGCGGCATCGAGACCTACTACCTCGACAACACCGACGACCACGCGACCCTGCGCCTCGCCTCGCTCGAGAACGGTCTCGACATGGTGCGGCCGGGGGACAGCACCGACCT
The genomic region above belongs to bacterium and contains:
- a CDS encoding ABC transporter ATP-binding protein; this encodes MTDPIVLVDGVTKRHGEGHRAIEALRGVSFSVERGRFVSVTGPSGCGKTTLLHILAGIDQPTTGRVTVAGHDLGTLGADARSDLRLRQIGFVFQASNLLPSFTALENVAVPLEFQGVRWREARQRAAAVLESVGIPVPAHARLPSDLSGGEQQRVAIARAIIGRPALLLADEPTGNLDSVTGRRILDLLSELNRSEGVTIIMVTHSVLAGSYGDRTLVLEDGRVVRDVSAPSPTHLRSVAADES
- a CDS encoding magnesium chelatase, coding for MRDSNRPGTLGELRASGYVVRPVREEMRRNLLAKLQSGERFLPGIVGYDDSVIPEIENAILAGHHIVFLGERGQGKSRIIRGLVGLLDEAVPAIAGCAIQDDPTAPICAACKRRAADEGDALPIAWTPRHQRYGEKLATPDVSMADLIGEIDPVKVAEGRYLADEETIHYGIIPRTNRGLFAINELPDLTEKVQVGLFNLMEEKDVQIKGFKIRLPLDVVIVASANPEDYTSRGRIITPLKDRFDVQVRTHYPRTLEDEIAIMEQEVAVGERVGREVRVPPFMREIVAQLTFEARQSNEINQASGVSVRVSINNYETLLANAEKRAVRTGEREIVPRPTDLPAVVASTAGKIELEYGGEDKREEDLLDRLVNRAVLKVWDGYLGTEACGRVIEHFESGWGVEVSDRMASEDYREGVQKIPGLREAVERLGPFESPGLTAAAIEFVLEGLHLHQKLNKDRQGGRWSYRA
- the mutS gene encoding DNA mismatch repair protein MutS — translated: MRGNLLAQYLRVKAQHQAAILLFRLGDFYEMFFEDAKVASAVCDLTLTARNRGEPDEVPLCGFPAHAAQPYVARLLAAGHAVAISEQVETKGRGIMEREVVRVITPGTILEEENLDPGTPSLLVALVGEGDERFALAVVDFATGTFRVAEIAGWPATREELGRLAPRELLLGPDLPAAVAAWCGPPRPWATAVLPEPVPVAAPLPPLATRAAGGVLAYLDAVYRRRPAHLRPPELYALAGFLGLDASTCRNLELLQTLGGERRGSLLWVLDATRTPMGARRLREWVLYPLLDAAAIGERLDAVEVLVEGLEMRAALREALAGVGDLERLAGRIGARSAGPRDVAQLAAALDRVGTARATLGGAGATLLASLAAALDALPDTAQLIRTTLVDAPPPHTRLPGYIRTGHHPEVDALREASSDGKGWLARFETAERERTGIPSLKVRYNKVFGYYVEITKPNLPLVPPDYERKQTLVSAERFVTPALKEHEARVLGAEERLRTLEQHCFQELLDAVANHHPTLVRTADALAALDVTAGLAETAHRRGWVRARITREPVIRVRAGRHPVVEAVASEPFVPNDVLLDAEAEQLLLLTGPNMGGKSTYLRQVALLTLLAQMGSFVPATEAEIGLADRIFTRVGASDNLVGGESTFMVEMRETAQILAGLTARSLVVLDEIGRGTSTFDGISIAWAVAEHLHDAAERPRTLFATHYHELTALAAERPRIRNLSVAVAEWNGQVVFLRQIVPGPAPRSYGVEVAALAGVPPALVTRAREILARLEAGQEAGREPRARRLGTTPGQLSLFAPPDARLRQELAALEPERLSPLDALVTLTRIVERARQPP
- a CDS encoding N-acetylmuramoyl-L-alanine amidase, coding for MGFAIEKQVTLAIATRVAALLRERLGSEVVLTRDDDRTLTLPARTARANTEDADLFVSIHANANPTGKLRGIETYYLDNTDDHATLRLASLENGLDMVRPGDSTDLRYILSDLLQVGKLEESVQLARAIQGALVTRLQSSYDGIVDLGVKRGPFYVLVGAHMPCVLVETSFVSHPVEGPRLATDAYQETVAEGIYDGIARFLADDGRPRTL